From a single Hypomesus transpacificus isolate Combined female chromosome 14, fHypTra1, whole genome shotgun sequence genomic region:
- the slc17a6a gene encoding vesicular glutamate transporter 2.2, translating into MEPEQERAFPPTKQGLKNLAGKALGNLHRVLEKRQNTGEVIELTEDGRPSATQPKKAPLCDCTCFGLPRRYIIAIMSGLGFCISFGIRCNLGVAIVSMVNNHTVHENGKIIIKEKAQFNWDPETVGMIHGSFFWGYIVTQIPGGYISARLAANRVFGAAILLTSILNMFIPTAARSHYGCVIFVRILQGLVEGVTYPACHGIWSKWAPPLERSRLATTSFCGSYAGAVIAMPLAGILVQYSGWSCVFYLYGTFGIIWYMFWILVSYESPAEHPTITQEERCYIEESIGESANLMGPSDKYKTPWRKFFTSMPVYAIIVANFCRSWTFYLLLISQPAYFEEVFGFEISKVGMLSALPHLVMTIIVPIGGQLADYLRTRNILSTTTVRKIMNCGGFGMEATLLLVVGFSHTRGVAISFLVLAVGFSGFAISGFNVNHLDIAPRYASILMGISNGVGTLSGMVCPLIVGTMTKNKTREEWQNVFLIAALVHYGGVIFYGIFASGEQQPWADPENTSEEKCGFIDEDELAEETGDITQGYGSTAAPVKSYGATTQVNGGWAASWENTEEAIPKPVSHTRTEGEFS; encoded by the exons ATGGAACCAGAACAGGAACGGGCTTTCCCCCCCACTAAACAGGGTCTGAAGAATTTAGCAGGAAAGGCCCTTGGGAATCTGCACAG AGTACTGGAAAAACGCCAGAATACAGGTGAAGTGATTGAACTGACCGAGGATGGACGGCCTTCTGCGACCCAGCCAAAGAAGGCCCCTTTATGTGACTGCACGTGCTTCGGGCTTCCACGACGCTATATCATAGCTATCATGAGTGGTCTCGGTTTTTGCATCTCCTTTGGCATCCGATGTAACTTGGGCGTGGCAATCGTGAGCATGGTCAATAACCACACCGTCCATGAAAATGGCAAGATCATCATCAAAGAG aaagcgCAATTCAACTGGGACCCAGAGACAGTTGGGATGATACACGGGTCATTCTTCTGGGGCTACATCGTGACTCAAATTCCTGGAGGGTATATTTCAGCAAGACTAGCAGCAAACAG GGTGTTCGGAGCGGCCATTCTCCTCACCTCTATACTCAATATGTTCATACCCACTGCTGCTCGATCGCACTATGGCTGTGTCATCTTTGTGAGGATATTGCAAGGCCTTGTTGAG GGAGTAACCTACCCAGCTTGCCATGGGATCTGGAGTAAATGGGCTCCACCCCTCGAGAGGAGTCGTCTTGCCACCACATCATTCTGTG GATCGTATGCTGGAGCAGTGATAGCCATGCCTCTTGCCGGAATTTTGGTTCAGTACTCTGGCTGGTcatgtgtgttttatttgtatg GAACCTTCGGAATCATCTGGTACATGTTCTGGATCTTGGTGTCTTATGAAAGTCCAGCGGAGCACCCCACCAtcacacaggaggagagatgttaCATAGAGGAGAGCATCGGGGAAAGTGCTAACCTGATGGGACCAAGCGAT AAATACAAGACTCCTTGGAGGAAGTTCTTCACCTCCATGCCTGTCTATGCAATCATTGTGGCCAACTTCTGCAGGAGCTGGACCTTCTACCTGCTGCTCATCAGTCAGCCGGCATATTTTGAGGAAGTGTTTGGCTTTGAAATCAGTAAG GTCGGGATGCTGTCAGCTCTTCCTCACCTGGTCATGACTATCATAGTGCCCATAGGAGGCCAGCTGGCTGATTACCTTCGCACCAGGAACATCCTCTCCACAACTACAGTCAGGAAAATCATGAATTGTGGAG GGTTTGGGATGGAAGCCACATTGCTGTTGGTGGTTGGTTTCTCTCACACTAGGGGCGTGGCGATCTCTTTCCTAGTTCTTGCAGTGGGTTTCAGTGGGTTTGCTATATCAG GTTTCAATGTCAATCACCTGGACATTGCTCCTCGCTATGCCAGCATCCTTATGGGGATTTCCAACGGTGTGGGAACGTTGTCAGGAATGGTGTGTCCTCTCATCGTGGGAACCATGACCAAAAACAAG ACTCGTGAAGAGTGGCAAAACGTGTTCCTCATCGCTGCCTTGGTGCATTACGGGGGCGTGATCTTCTATGGGATATTCGCTTCCGGGGAGCAGCAGCCATGGGCGGACCCTGAGAACACCAGCGAGGAGAAGTGTGGCTTCATCGATGAGGACGAGCTGGCCGAGGAGACGGGAGATATCACTCAGGGATACGGTTCCACTGCTGCCCCAGTCAAGAGCTATGGAGCGACCACACAGGTGAACGGAGGCTGGGCAGCGAGTTGGGAGAACACAGAGGAAGCCATCCCAAAGCCAGTTAGCCACACCCGTACCGAGGGAGAGTTTTCataa
- the LOC124477022 gene encoding P2Y purinoceptor 3-like — MGNSQTQPPERVFCDAGSPAEEGMMVVQLYLMPAVFLVVLVLGLPLNIFSLWIFSHRLGRWTRSSVLLFNLALADTFWLLALPFLIYYHLDHVHWGLGQPLCKAMRLFYHNYFYLSIYFVACISVDRYLAIVHPLRSLLLLGRRQTYLLCVTMWVVNVAISLPVVDMTTTQLCPGDNRTICTLYLLLENTVETMPYSLCCTCTGFLFPLVSICYCCLRSLKELRSRPHLPHRHNRGRRLTRVLSAVLILFALFYLPYHLTRNAVIILRMVYPNDPTSWRSMDLAFSLEMCLCSLNTCINPLFSCFVGRQFRKEFLDTFCSLCHKRPRPGALTTSQLPKQGQGTMGHGMNVTPL, encoded by the exons ATGGGCAACAGCCAAACTCAG CCTCCGGAGCGTGTCTTCTGTGACGCGGGTTCTCCCGCGGAagaagggatgatggtggtgcaGCTGTACCTGATGCCGGCCGTCTTCCTGGTGGTGCTGGTCTTGGGTCTACCTCTCAACATCTTCTCTCTCTGGATCTTCTCCCACCGTCTGGGGCGTTGGACCCGCAGCAGCGTCCTCCTTTTCAACCTGGCTCTGGCTGACACCTTCTGGCTGCTGGCCCTGCCCTTCCTGATCTACTACCACCTGGACCACGTCCACTGGGGCCTGGGCCAGCCCCTCTGCAAGGCCATGCGGCTCTTCTACCACAACTACTTTTACCTCAGCATCTACTTTGTGGCCTGCATCAGTGTGGATCGCTACTTGGCCATCGTGCACCCTCTGCGCTCCTTGCTGTTGCTGGGCCGCCGGCAAACCTATCTGCTCTGTGTGACGATGTGGGTGGTCAACGTGGCGATCAGCTTGCCGGTGGTCGACATGACGACCACCCAGCTGTGTCCTGGGGACAACCGTACCATCTGTACCCTGTACCTGCTGCTGGAGAACACCGTGGAGACCATGCCCTACTCCCTCTGCTGTACCTGCACCGGGTTCCTGTTCCCCCTGGTCTCCATCTGCTACTGCTGCCTGCGCAGTTTGAAGGAGCTTCGCAGCCGCCCGCACCTCCCCCATCGGCACAATAGGGGGCGCCGTCTCACCCGAGTGCTGAGCGCCGTGTTGATTCTTTTCGCCTTGTTCTACCTGCCGTACCACCTGACCCGAAACGCCGTCATCATCTTGCGGATGGTGTACCCAAACGACCCTACTTCCTGGCGGTCCATGGATCTGGCCTTCTCCCTGGAGATGTGTCTGTGCAGCCTTAACACCTGTATTAATCCCCTGTTTAGCTGCTTTGTGGGTCGACAGTTCAGGAAGGAGTTCCTGGACACGTTTTGTAGCCTCTGTCACAAGCGTCCGCGACCAGGAGCGTTGACAACCTCACAACTGCCCAAGCAAGGGCAGGGAACCATGGGACATGGGATGAATGTCACCCCATTGTAG